The DNA segment GCGTTAGCCAAGAGCACGGTGGTACCGAAGATCACTTTGCCAGTATGCGGAATGGTGGTGATATCGATCACCACCGAGTTCTGCAGACGGCCCTCGATGTCGCGGATACGCGCTTCGACCATACCCTGCTCCTCACGGGCGGCATGGTATTCGGCGTTTTCCTTGAGATCGCCCAGTTCGCGGGCTTCGCCAATAGCCTGACTCAAGCGCGGACGCTCGGTCTTGCTCAAGAACAGGTGCTCTTCTTCCAGGGCGCGAGCGCCCTGGACGGTCATCGGGTACTTGGTAATGCTCATGCTTTGAGTCCTGCATGCAGATCCTGCAAGCGACGAACGGTCTTTTCAGGGCCGAATTTCAGCGCTTCACAGATGGCTTCACCGGCCGCAATGGTAGTTGTGCAGTAAATCTTGTGCTGCAGCGCATTGCGACGAATCGAGTAGGAGTCAGCGATCGACTGGCGGCCTTCGGTGGTGTTGATGATCAGCGACACTTCGTCGTTCTTGATCATGTCGACCACGTGCGGACGACCTTCGGTCACCTTGTTCACACGGCGCACCTTCAGGCCAGCCGCTTCGATAACCTTGGCGGTGCCGACAGTTGCAACCACTTCGAAGCCCAGGGCGATCAGGTCGCGGGCAACGCCAGCCACTTGTGGCTTGTCGTCGTCACGCACGCTGATGAACGCGGTACCACCAGTCGGCAGCACTTCGCTGGCACCCATCTGGGCTTTGGCGAACGCTTCACCGAAGGTGTCACCGACACCCATGACTTCACCGGTCGATTTCATCTCAGGGCCGAGGATCGGGTCAACCCCCGGGAACTTGGCGAACGGGAAGACGGCTTCCTTGACGCTGTAGAAGTTCGGGATGATTTCCTGGGTGAAGCCCAGCTCTTTCAGGGTTTTGCCGGCCATTACGCGGGCAGCGATCATGGCCAGGGAAGTGCCGATGCACTTGGACACGAACGGCACGGTACGCGAGGCGCGCGGGTTGACTTCGATCACGTAGATCTTGTCGCCCTGCAGGGCCAACTGCACGTTCATCAGGCCGACAACGCCCAGCTCCAGGGCCATTTTGGCGACCTGTACGCGGACTTCGTCCTGCACTTCCTTGCTCAGCGAGTAAGGTGGCAGCGAGCACGCCGAGTCGCCGGAGTGAACGCCGGCCTGCTCGATGTGCTGCATGATTGCGCCGATCACCACGTCAGTGCCGTCGCACACCGCATCCACGTCCATCTCGATGGCGCAGTTGAGGAAGTGGTCGAGCAGTACCGGGCTGTCGTTCGACACCTGTACCGCTTCACGCAGGTAGCGCTTGAGCTCGTCCAGTTCGTAGACGATTTCCATGGCGCGGCCGCCCAGTACGTACGACGGGCGCACAACCAGCGGGTAACCGATGCTGCCAGCAGCGCGGATGGCTTCGTCTTCGCTGCGCACGGTGGCGTTTGGCGGCTGCAGCAGGTTCAGACGCTGAACCATCTGCTGGAAGCGCTCACGGTCTTCGGCACGGTCGATGGCATCCGGGCTGGTACCGATGATCGGTACGCCGGCTTCTTCCAGGGCACGCGCCAGTTTCAGCGGGGTCTGGCCGCCGTAGTGGACGATCACGCCTTTTGGCTTCTCGACGCGGCACACTTCCAGCACGTCTTCCAGCGTCAGCGGCTCGAAGTACAGGCGGTCGGAGGTGTCGTAGTCGGTGGAGACGGTTTCCGGGTTGCAGTTGACCATGATGGTCTCGTAACCGTCTTCACGCAGCGCCAGAGCCGCGTGTACGCAGCAGTAGTCGAACTCGATACCTTGGCCAATACGGTTCGGGCCGCCACCCAGGATCATGATCTTGTCGCGGGTGGACGGGTTGGCCTCGCACTCTTCCTCGTAGGTGGAGTACAGGTAGGCGGTGTCGGTGGCGAACTCGGCGGCGCAGGTGTCGACGCGCTTGTACACCGGGAACACTTCGAGCTTGTGGCGGTGACGGCGCAGGTTCTTGTCGGTGATACCCAGCAGCTTGGCCAGACGCTGGTCAGAGAAGCCTTTGCGCTTGAGGCGCAGCATCAGGTCTTTGTCGATGGCCGACAGGGCCAGGGTCTTGACCTTCTCTTCTTCCTTGATCAGATCTTCCATCTGCACCAGGAACCACATGTCGATGCCGGTCAGAGCAAAGATTTCTTCGCAGGTCATGCCCGAACGCATGGCATCAGCGACGTACCAGATACGTTCGGCGCCCGGCACGGTCAGCTCGCGCTTGAGGATGCCGGCAGCTTCAGGGCTGGCCAGGTCGACTTTCGGGTCCAGACCGCAGGCACCGACTTCCAGACCACGCAGGGCTTTCTGCAGGGACTCCTGGAAGGTACGGCCGATGGCCATGACTTCACCCACGGATTTCATCTGGGTGGTCAGGCGCGCGTCGGCTTTCGGGAATTTCTCGAAGGCAAAGCGTGGCAGCTTGGTGACGACGTAGTCGATCGACGGCTCGAAGGAAGCCGGAGTGCGGCCGCCGGTGATGTCGTTCTGCAGCTCGTCGAGGGTGTAGCCAATGGCCAGCTTGGCGGCGATCTTGGCGATCGGGAAGCCGGTGGCCTTGGAAGCCAGGGCGGACGAACGCGATACGCGCGGGTTCATCTCGATGACGACCATGCGGCCGGTGTTCGGACAGATACCGAACTGCACGTTGGAACCGCCGGTTTCGACACCGATTTCACGCAGCACCGCCAGCGAGGCGTTGCGCATGATCTGGTATTCCTTGTCGGTCAGGGTCTGCGCTGGAGCAACGGTGATCGAGTCACCAGTGTGCACGCCCATCGGGTCGAAGTTTTCGATCGAGCAGACGATGATGCAGTTGTCCTTTTTGTCGCGGACCACTTCCATCTCGTACTCTTTCCAGCCGATCAGCGATTCGTCGATCAGCAGCTCTTTGGTCGGCGACAGGTCCAGACCACGGGTGCAGATTTCTTCGAACTCTTCACGGTTGTAAGCGATACCACCGCCAGTACCACCCATGGTGAACGACGGGCGAATGATGCATGGGAAGCCGAGCTTCTCGAGGACCGCATTGGCCTCTTCCATGCTGTGGGCGATACCGGAGCGCGGGCATTCCAGGCCGATGTCCTTCATGGCCTTGTCGAAGCGCGAACGGTCTTCAGCCTTGTCGATGGTGTCGGCGTTGGCACCGATCATCTCTACGCCGAACTTCTCCAGAACGCCGTGGCGCTCCAGGTCCAGGGCGCAGTTCAGTGCGGTCTGGCCACCCATGGTCGGCAGAACGGCGTCCGGACGCTCTTTCTCGATGATCTTGGCCACCGACTGCCACTTGATCGGCTCGATGTAGGTGGCGTCGGCCATGGCCGGGTCAGTCATGATGGTGGCTGGGTTGGAGTTCACCAGGATGACGCGGAAACCTTCCTCGCGCAGGGCCTTGCAGGCCTGGGCGCCGGAGTAGTCGAATTCACAGGCCTGGCCGATCACGATCGGGCCGGCACCGAGAATCAGGATGCTTTTGATGTCTGTACGTTTTGGCATGGTGGTCACTCAAATCCGGGGTCAGTCGGCAAGCCGCTTTGAACAATCTGGGTCAGGCGCATCCGGGCGCGGCGCGAGCCGGCCCGGGGCCTTGAAGCAGGATGCTCAGCGGCGCTTGGCCATGGCATCGGTGAAACGATCGAACAGTGGCGCGACGTCGGTCGGGCCAGGGCTCGCTTCAGGGTGGCCCTGGAAGCTGAACGCGCTCTTGTCGGTGCGCTCGATACCCTGCAGGGTGCCATCGAACAGCGACTTGTGAATGGCGCGAACGTTGCCCGGCAGGGTGGCTTCGTCAACAGCAAAACCGTGGTTCTGGCTGGTGATCATGACCACGCCGGTGTCCAAGTCCTGGACCGGGTGGTTGGCACCGTGGTGACCGTGGCCCATTTTCACGGTCTTGGCACCGGACGCCAGGGCCAGCAGCTGGTGGCCGAGGCAGATGCCGAATACCGGAATCTCGGTTTCGAGGATTTCCTTGATTGCCTGGATGGCGTAGTCGCACGGCTCGGGGTCACCAGGGCCGTTGGACAGGAACACGCCGTCCGGGTTGAGCGCCAGCACTTCGCTGGCCGGGGTCTGGGCTGGCACCACAGTCACGCGGCAGCCACGGGCGACCAGCATGCGCAGGATGTTCAGCTTGACGCCGTAGTCGAACGCGACCACGTGGTACGGCAGGTCGGCAGCTTCGATGGTCGGGTGGCTGTCGGTTTTCAGCTCCCACACGCTGGAGCGCCACTCGTAGCGCTCTTTGGTGGAAACGACCTTGGCCAGGTCCATGCCCTTCAGGCCTGGGAAGCCGCGAGCAGCGGCGATGGCGGCTTCTTCGCTGATGTTGTCACCGGCCAGGATGCAGCCGTTCTGTGCGCCCTTTTCACGCAGGATGCGGGTCAGGCGGCGGGTGTCGATGCCAGCGATGGCGACGACGTTGTGTTCTTTCAGGTACTCGGACAGCGACTGGGTCTTACGCCAGTTGCTCGCCACCAGCGGCAGGTCACGGATGACCAGGCCGGCAGACCAGACGCGGTTGGATTCGGCGTCTTCCGGAGTCGTACCGGTGTTGCCGATGTGCGGGTAAGTCAGGGTAACGATTTGCTGGGCGTAGGAAGGGTCTGTAAGGATTTCCTGGTAGCCGGTCATAGCGGTGTTGAACACCACCTCACCAACGGTCTGCCCGTCGGCTCCGATGGCTTCACCGCGAAAAATGCTGCCATCGGCAAGGGCGAGTATGGCTGGCTTAGTCAAGAAGACCTCCCGTAAATCAAGCCTGAAAGGGCGATCGCAGGTTGCAAAAAAGCGGAGTGACGTATGGACACGTCACCCCGCTTCATGTGCTGAATTTCTCTGCGCGCTTTTAGTGGACACACTAAAGCTGTAGCTTACAGGAATGAGGGTTTTCGGTCTACCGCATATGTGTCTCTAAAACACAGGATTGCGACAGACCTGGTACTCACCCTGGGCGCTCGTGGGAGCGGGCTTGCCCCGCGATCGCGCCAGTACAGGCAACACCTGCGCCCCTACTGGCACTATCGCGGGGCAAGCCCGCTCCCACGAACGGCTGATCAGTTCGCTCTTATCAACGCAGCTCGAGCACGTCCTGCATGTCGTACAGCCCCGGCTCGCGGCCATCCAGCCACAGCGCGGCACGCACCGCACCCTTGGCGAAGGTCATGCGACTGGAGGCCTTGTGGGTGATTTCCAGGCGCTCGCCTTCAGCCGCGAACAACACGGTGTGATCACCCACTACATCACCAGCGCGCACAGTGGCGAAGCCAATGGTCTTGCGATCACGCGCACCGGTCTGGCCTTCACGGCCATACACCGCCACTTCCTGCAGGTCACGACCCAGCGCATTGGCAACCACTTCACCCATGCGCAGCGCAGTCCCTGAAGGTGCATCGACCTTGTGCCGGTGGTGAGCTTC comes from the Pseudomonas urmiensis genome and includes:
- the greA gene encoding transcription elongation factor GreA, which codes for MSITKYPMTVQGARALEEEHLFLSKTERPRLSQAIGEARELGDLKENAEYHAAREEQGMVEARIRDIEGRLQNSVVIDITTIPHTGKVIFGTTVLLANAETGEEVTYQIVGEDEADIKQGKLSAGAPIARAIIGKEEGDVAAVKTPSGVVEYEIVEVKHI
- the carB gene encoding carbamoyl-phosphate synthase large subunit; protein product: MPKRTDIKSILILGAGPIVIGQACEFDYSGAQACKALREEGFRVILVNSNPATIMTDPAMADATYIEPIKWQSVAKIIEKERPDAVLPTMGGQTALNCALDLERHGVLEKFGVEMIGANADTIDKAEDRSRFDKAMKDIGLECPRSGIAHSMEEANAVLEKLGFPCIIRPSFTMGGTGGGIAYNREEFEEICTRGLDLSPTKELLIDESLIGWKEYEMEVVRDKKDNCIIVCSIENFDPMGVHTGDSITVAPAQTLTDKEYQIMRNASLAVLREIGVETGGSNVQFGICPNTGRMVVIEMNPRVSRSSALASKATGFPIAKIAAKLAIGYTLDELQNDITGGRTPASFEPSIDYVVTKLPRFAFEKFPKADARLTTQMKSVGEVMAIGRTFQESLQKALRGLEVGACGLDPKVDLASPEAAGILKRELTVPGAERIWYVADAMRSGMTCEEIFALTGIDMWFLVQMEDLIKEEEKVKTLALSAIDKDLMLRLKRKGFSDQRLAKLLGITDKNLRRHRHKLEVFPVYKRVDTCAAEFATDTAYLYSTYEEECEANPSTRDKIMILGGGPNRIGQGIEFDYCCVHAALALREDGYETIMVNCNPETVSTDYDTSDRLYFEPLTLEDVLEVCRVEKPKGVIVHYGGQTPLKLARALEEAGVPIIGTSPDAIDRAEDRERFQQMVQRLNLLQPPNATVRSEDEAIRAAGSIGYPLVVRPSYVLGGRAMEIVYELDELKRYLREAVQVSNDSPVLLDHFLNCAIEMDVDAVCDGTDVVIGAIMQHIEQAGVHSGDSACSLPPYSLSKEVQDEVRVQVAKMALELGVVGLMNVQLALQGDKIYVIEVNPRASRTVPFVSKCIGTSLAMIAARVMAGKTLKELGFTQEIIPNFYSVKEAVFPFAKFPGVDPILGPEMKSTGEVMGVGDTFGEAFAKAQMGASEVLPTGGTAFISVRDDDKPQVAGVARDLIALGFEVVATVGTAKVIEAAGLKVRRVNKVTEGRPHVVDMIKNDEVSLIINTTEGRQSIADSYSIRRNALQHKIYCTTTIAAGEAICEALKFGPEKTVRRLQDLHAGLKA
- the carA gene encoding glutamine-hydrolyzing carbamoyl-phosphate synthase small subunit; protein product: MTKPAILALADGSIFRGEAIGADGQTVGEVVFNTAMTGYQEILTDPSYAQQIVTLTYPHIGNTGTTPEDAESNRVWSAGLVIRDLPLVASNWRKTQSLSEYLKEHNVVAIAGIDTRRLTRILREKGAQNGCILAGDNISEEAAIAAARGFPGLKGMDLAKVVSTKERYEWRSSVWELKTDSHPTIEAADLPYHVVAFDYGVKLNILRMLVARGCRVTVVPAQTPASEVLALNPDGVFLSNGPGDPEPCDYAIQAIKEILETEIPVFGICLGHQLLALASGAKTVKMGHGHHGANHPVQDLDTGVVMITSQNHGFAVDEATLPGNVRAIHKSLFDGTLQGIERTDKSAFSFQGHPEASPGPTDVAPLFDRFTDAMAKRR